In one Sphingomonas sanguinis genomic region, the following are encoded:
- a CDS encoding hemerythrin domain-containing protein, giving the protein MATAEIYADLKRDHDKQREMLKELAELKGDGAKRKKLFEAFRIEIQSHAAAEEESLYATMLGEPELRDDARHSVSEHKEIDDLLGEMMDLDFASDEWESKFFHMRHRYEHHIDEEEEEMFPAAEKELDDATEQKLAEIYEERKPIEAKEAKANPPGADERD; this is encoded by the coding sequence ATGGCCACCGCCGAAATCTATGCCGATCTGAAGCGCGACCACGACAAGCAGCGCGAGATGCTGAAGGAACTCGCCGAGCTGAAGGGCGACGGCGCCAAGCGCAAGAAGCTGTTCGAAGCGTTCCGTATCGAGATTCAAAGCCATGCCGCCGCCGAGGAAGAGTCGCTCTACGCCACCATGCTGGGCGAGCCCGAGCTGCGCGACGATGCGCGCCACTCGGTGTCCGAGCATAAGGAGATCGACGATCTATTGGGCGAAATGATGGACCTCGACTTCGCGTCGGACGAGTGGGAGTCCAAATTCTTCCATATGCGCCATCGCTACGAGCATCATATCGACGAGGAAGAGGAAGAGATGTTCCCCGCCGCCGAGAAGGAACTCGACGACGCCACCGAGCAGAAGCTGGCGGAGATTTACGAAGAGCGCAAACCCATCGAAGCGAAGGAAGCCAAGGCCAACCCGCCCGGTGCGGACGAGCGCGATTGA
- a CDS encoding DUF4163 domain-containing protein: MCKVMIALALLGAAGPAMAQVVTREAKTADYEFSYAYPAAAGRIAGLKSWLDAERGRIQAKTAHDGAAARRDARQSGFPYNRYSFDKTWKVVTDTPRFLSLSGNSYNFTGGAHGSPASYGLVWDKAAGRRLDPKAVFTSLPALQTAIRTDYCARLKAEQLKRNQGEVSSMNACPPVKDLTLLLGSTNGRAIDRIGLIADPYVAGSYAEGAYEVTLPVTRAVIGAVKLEYRGAFAVRG, from the coding sequence ATGTGTAAGGTGATGATCGCACTGGCTTTGCTCGGTGCTGCCGGTCCGGCGATGGCGCAGGTCGTGACGCGCGAGGCGAAGACTGCCGACTATGAATTCAGCTACGCCTATCCCGCCGCCGCTGGGCGCATCGCGGGACTGAAGTCATGGCTCGATGCCGAGCGCGGACGCATCCAGGCGAAGACCGCGCACGACGGTGCCGCCGCACGTCGCGATGCCCGGCAATCGGGCTTTCCCTATAACCGCTATTCCTTCGACAAGACATGGAAGGTCGTCACCGACACGCCGCGCTTCCTGAGCCTGTCGGGTAACAGCTATAACTTCACCGGCGGCGCGCACGGCTCGCCTGCTTCCTATGGGCTGGTATGGGACAAGGCGGCGGGGCGGCGGCTGGACCCCAAGGCGGTGTTCACGTCGCTGCCCGCGCTCCAGACGGCGATCCGCACCGACTATTGCGCCAGGCTCAAGGCCGAGCAGTTGAAGCGCAATCAGGGCGAGGTATCGTCGATGAACGCCTGTCCGCCGGTCAAGGACCTGACATTGCTGCTCGGTTCGACCAATGGCCGCGCGATCGACCGGATCGGGCTGATCGCCGATCCCTATGTCGCGGGCTCCTACGCCGAGGGGGCGTATGAGGTGACGCTGCCGGTAACGCGGGCGGTCATCGGGGCGGTGAAGCTGGAATATCGCGGGGCGTTCGCGGTGCGGGGGTGA
- the mnmA gene encoding tRNA 2-thiouridine(34) synthase MnmA: protein MEQMVDFQLGGDPRAKRIVVAMSGGVDSSVVAALAHATGAETIGVTLQLYDHGEAVGRAGACCAGRDIRDARAVCDRLGIAHYVFDHEDSFRTQVVDRFADEYLAGRTPIPCVQCNMGPKFTDLLKLARDLGADCLATGHYVRRVEGMNGAELHRGADPARDQSYFLFATTQGQLDFLRFPLGALPKSRVREIAAELGLGVAAKPDSQDICFVPDGDYAGLVKKLRPEADTRGDIVDLSGEKLGEHRGLIHYTVGQRRGLEIGGSPEPLYVVRLEPDTKRVVVGPRIALAVEAARLTGMNILGPLDGPLFAKVRSMAKPVPARMVGDRLVFDAPEYGVSPGQAAVLYDGDRVLGGGWIAETEAARIAA from the coding sequence ATGGAGCAGATGGTGGATTTTCAGCTTGGGGGCGATCCCCGAGCCAAGCGGATCGTGGTCGCGATGTCGGGCGGCGTCGACAGCTCGGTCGTGGCCGCGCTTGCCCATGCCACGGGGGCCGAGACGATCGGCGTCACCCTGCAACTCTATGACCATGGCGAGGCGGTGGGCCGCGCGGGCGCGTGCTGCGCGGGCCGCGACATCCGCGACGCGCGCGCCGTGTGCGATCGCCTCGGCATCGCGCATTACGTCTTCGACCATGAGGACAGTTTCCGGACGCAGGTGGTCGATCGCTTCGCCGATGAATATCTGGCCGGACGCACCCCAATCCCCTGCGTCCAGTGCAATATGGGGCCGAAATTCACCGATTTGCTTAAGCTCGCGCGCGACCTGGGCGCCGACTGTCTGGCGACGGGCCATTATGTCCGTCGGGTCGAGGGCATGAACGGCGCGGAGCTGCATCGCGGTGCCGATCCGGCACGCGACCAGAGCTATTTCCTGTTCGCCACCACGCAGGGCCAGCTCGACTTCCTCCGCTTCCCGCTCGGCGCGCTGCCGAAGTCGCGGGTGCGCGAGATCGCGGCCGAACTGGGTCTGGGCGTTGCGGCCAAGCCCGACAGCCAGGACATCTGCTTCGTCCCCGATGGCGACTATGCGGGCCTCGTCAAAAAATTGCGTCCGGAAGCGGATACGCGCGGCGATATCGTCGATCTGTCGGGCGAGAAGCTCGGCGAGCATCGCGGCCTGATCCATTATACGGTCGGTCAGCGGCGCGGGCTGGAGATCGGCGGCAGCCCGGAGCCGCTCTATGTCGTGCGGCTGGAGCCAGACACCAAACGCGTCGTCGTCGGCCCGCGCATCGCACTGGCGGTGGAGGCGGCGCGGCTGACGGGCATGAACATCCTCGGCCCGCTGGACGGCCCGCTCTTCGCCAAGGTGCGCTCGATGGCCAAGCCGGTGCCTGCCCGCATGGTCGGCGACCGGCTGGTCTTCGATGCGCCCGAATATGGCGTGTCGCCCGGCCAGGCGGCGGTGCTCTATGACGGCGACCGGGTGCTGGGCGGCGGCTGGATCGCCGAGACCGAGGCGGCACGCATCGCCGCCTGA
- a CDS encoding UdgX family uracil-DNA binding protein (This protein belongs to the uracil DNA glycosylase superfamily, members of which act in excision repair of DNA. However, it belongs more specifically to UdgX branch, whose founding member was found to bind uracil in DNA (where it does not belong), without cleaving it, appears to promote DNA repair by a pathway involving RecA, rather than base excision.), with amino-acid sequence MRIITLPAPDDFDAWRDAARGLIADSVPPDQVVWQVGDQPADLFGAVGDDTPTTATPRFNVSRAFIDLARSVILSNGPERFALLHTALDRLRAQPRLIEDQADPLIRRLDRLAKAVRRDIHKMRAFLRFRETEDDDGPRYVAWFEPEHHIVRANAAFFVNRFTTMRWSILTPEVSLHWDGKTLTEGPGASRADAPEGDPTEAVWKTYYASIFNPARVKIGAMLKEMPRKYWKNMPETALVSELIAGAQARETGMIATAKTDVRTGRGGNAQAAWAALRDEAMTCTRCPLYAPATQTVFGEGPVDAPLMFVGEQPGDQEDLAGHPFVGPAGQVFDRAVAEAGIDRATAYVTNAVKHFKFEPRGKRRIHSSPNAGEIQACRWWVEQERLLIQPRVTVALGATAARSLFGKVMTIGRERGKALTLPDGGMAFITVHPSYLLRLPDPAAKEVEYARFVEDLKLAAQAVS; translated from the coding sequence ATGCGCATCATAACCCTGCCCGCCCCCGACGATTTCGACGCGTGGCGCGACGCCGCACGCGGGCTGATCGCCGACAGCGTCCCACCCGATCAGGTCGTGTGGCAGGTCGGCGACCAGCCCGCCGACCTGTTCGGTGCGGTCGGCGACGACACGCCGACCACCGCCACCCCCCGCTTCAACGTCTCCCGCGCGTTCATCGACCTCGCGCGCAGCGTCATCCTGTCCAACGGCCCGGAGCGGTTCGCGCTACTCCACACCGCGCTCGACCGATTGCGCGCGCAGCCGCGGCTGATCGAGGATCAGGCCGACCCGCTGATCCGCCGCCTCGACCGGCTGGCCAAGGCCGTGCGGCGCGACATTCACAAGATGCGCGCGTTCCTGCGCTTTCGCGAGACCGAGGATGACGACGGCCCGCGCTATGTCGCCTGGTTCGAGCCCGAGCATCATATCGTGCGCGCCAATGCGGCGTTCTTCGTCAACCGCTTCACCACGATGCGCTGGTCGATCCTGACGCCCGAGGTGTCGCTCCACTGGGACGGCAAGACGCTCACCGAAGGTCCCGGCGCGAGCAGGGCCGACGCGCCCGAGGGCGATCCGACCGAGGCGGTGTGGAAGACCTATTATGCCAGCATCTTCAATCCCGCCCGCGTGAAGATCGGCGCGATGCTCAAGGAGATGCCGCGCAAATACTGGAAAAACATGCCGGAAACCGCGTTGGTCTCCGAATTGATCGCGGGCGCGCAGGCGCGGGAGACGGGTATGATCGCAACGGCCAAGACGGATGTGCGGACCGGGCGCGGCGGCAATGCGCAGGCTGCGTGGGCGGCGCTCAGGGACGAGGCGATGACCTGCACCCGCTGTCCGCTCTACGCTCCCGCGACCCAGACGGTATTCGGCGAAGGCCCGGTCGACGCGCCCCTGATGTTCGTCGGCGAACAGCCCGGCGACCAGGAGGATCTGGCGGGCCATCCCTTTGTCGGCCCCGCCGGACAGGTGTTCGACCGCGCGGTGGCGGAAGCCGGGATCGACCGGGCGACGGCCTATGTCACCAACGCGGTCAAGCATTTCAAGTTCGAGCCGCGCGGCAAGCGCCGCATCCACAGCTCGCCCAATGCTGGCGAAATCCAGGCCTGTCGCTGGTGGGTCGAACAGGAACGCCTGCTGATCCAGCCTCGGGTGACGGTCGCGCTGGGGGCGACGGCAGCGCGGTCGCTGTTCGGCAAGGTCATGACGATCGGCCGCGAACGCGGCAAGGCTCTGACGCTGCCCGATGGCGGCATGGCCTTCATCACGGTGCATCCGAGCTATCTGCTCCGCCTGCCCGATCCGGCGGCAAAGGAGGTCGAATATGCGCGGTTCGTCGAGGATCTGAAGCTGGCGGCGCAGGCAGTCAGTTAA
- a CDS encoding VIT1/CCC1 transporter family protein, producing the protein MAAGEHIAVRSQTDLEVADVAHERDELTADPVADEAELTAICHTHGRGEQAARRCTYVDMGRARQGGGDRILGGDGAVGQTMC; encoded by the coding sequence ATGGCGGCGGGCGAACATATTGCGGTCCGTTCGCAGACTGATCTGGAGGTGGCGGACGTGGCACACGAACGCGACGAACTCACCGCCGATCCGGTCGCCGACGAAGCGGAACTGACCGCCATCTGTCACACGCACGGGCGGGGCGAGCAAGCGGCGCGGCGGTGTACGTATGTGGATATGGGGCGCGCTCGCCAAGGTGGCGGTGATCGGATACTTGGCGGGGACGGTGCTGTAGGACAAACGATGTGCTAG
- a CDS encoding UvrB/UvrC motif-containing protein: MTALTIEELRRQMEAAAERLDFEEARALRDRINLMRGGAEDAGVDTSGLTRQQPGAMGLGTSQSRPERPEGWVPPKKPDPMTKGRGRRQG, encoded by the coding sequence ATGACCGCCCTGACCATCGAAGAGCTGCGCCGCCAGATGGAAGCCGCCGCCGAACGCCTCGACTTCGAGGAGGCGCGGGCTTTACGCGACCGCATCAACCTGATGCGCGGCGGCGCGGAGGACGCGGGCGTCGACACCAGCGGCCTGACCCGCCAGCAACCGGGCGCCATGGGCCTGGGCACCAGCCAGTCGCGCCCCGAACGCCCCGAAGGCTGGGTGCCGCCGAAGAAGCCCGATCCGATGACCAAGGGGCGTGGGCGGCGGCAGGGTTAG
- a CDS encoding putative DNA modification/repair radical SAM protein — protein MAQLDTREKLAILADAAKYDASCASSGTSKRNSRDGKGIGSTEGMGICHAYAPDGRCISLLKILLTNSCIFDCHYCINRKSSNVRRARFTAQEVVNLTLAFYRRNYIEGLFLSSGIIKSSNYTMEQIVEVARSLREDHGFRGYIHLKTIPDADPELVRLAGVHADRVSINVELPTEGGLRRLAPEKDAGRIEGAMADVKTAIEDRTDAAKKYKSAPGFAPAGQSTQMIVGADAATDRDIVGRAATLYDRFRLRRVYYSAFSPIPDASAVLPLQRPPLMREHRLYQSDWLMRFYDYRPNEVAAAADEATGMLPLDIDPKLAWALKFRQNFPVDVNRAPREMLLRVPGLGVKAVDRIIATRKWRKLRLEDVGRLTVSITKLRPFLIAEDWRPVALAERADLKPLIKPSAKQLELFG, from the coding sequence ATGGCGCAACTCGATACCCGTGAGAAGCTGGCGATCCTGGCGGATGCCGCCAAATATGACGCTTCCTGCGCGTCGTCGGGCACGTCGAAACGTAACAGCCGCGACGGCAAGGGGATCGGCTCGACCGAGGGCATGGGAATCTGCCACGCCTATGCACCCGATGGCCGCTGTATCTCGCTGTTGAAGATCCTGCTGACCAACAGCTGCATCTTCGACTGCCATTACTGCATCAATCGCAAGTCCTCGAACGTCCGCCGCGCGCGCTTCACCGCGCAGGAGGTGGTGAACCTGACGCTGGCCTTCTATCGGCGCAATTATATCGAGGGGCTGTTCCTTTCTTCGGGCATCATCAAGTCGTCCAACTATACGATGGAGCAGATCGTCGAGGTCGCGCGGTCCCTGCGCGAGGATCATGGCTTTCGCGGCTATATCCATCTGAAGACGATCCCCGATGCCGATCCCGAGCTGGTGCGGCTGGCCGGGGTGCATGCCGACCGCGTGTCGATCAATGTCGAGCTACCCACGGAGGGCGGTCTCCGCCGCCTCGCGCCCGAAAAGGATGCGGGCCGGATCGAAGGCGCGATGGCTGATGTGAAGACCGCGATCGAGGATCGCACCGATGCGGCGAAGAAGTACAAGTCCGCGCCCGGCTTCGCGCCCGCCGGCCAGTCGACCCAGATGATCGTCGGCGCGGATGCCGCGACCGACCGCGATATCGTCGGTCGTGCCGCAACCCTGTACGACCGCTTCCGCCTGCGTCGCGTCTATTATTCGGCGTTCAGCCCGATCCCCGACGCCTCGGCCGTGCTGCCGCTGCAACGGCCACCGCTGATGCGCGAGCATCGGCTGTATCAGTCCGACTGGCTGATGCGCTTCTACGACTATCGCCCCAATGAAGTGGCGGCGGCCGCGGACGAAGCGACGGGGATGCTGCCGCTCGACATCGATCCCAAGCTCGCCTGGGCTTTGAAATTCCGCCAGAATTTTCCGGTCGATGTGAACCGCGCCCCGCGTGAAATGCTGTTGCGCGTTCCCGGCCTGGGCGTGAAGGCGGTGGACCGGATCATCGCCACCCGCAAATGGCGCAAGCTGAGGCTGGAGGATGTCGGGCGGCTGACCGTCTCGATCACCAAGCTGCGCCCCTTCCTGATCGCGGAGGACTGGCGCCCGGTGGCGCTGGCCGAGCGGGCGGACCTGAAACCGTTGATCAAGCCTAGCGCCAAGCAGCTTGAGCTGTTCGGCTGA